The following is a genomic window from Triplophysa rosa linkage group LG11, Trosa_1v2, whole genome shotgun sequence.
tgttttccgagataatgggtcgagagatttgcatttattcttcctgcatcgacatgcacgagaccggtttgtctcatttgctcggagtctgttgcggttgtcaaaagtggaaaccttaacggcattatgaaattagacgtggacactttgaagaaacttacccgcgcagtccgaggtaaggacacggaattATATGAGCTcaatattagctcaaagcccagtagtagcgatctacacgggtcctccctcccccacttaccgcccaacaaccagcatatgaatgttccctaaaatacagtggatcttaggaaaacataacaagccctttactgatgggaaaaagtaaaagagtgcatggaggcttctgtgaaacacttttaaaaggaaaataaagacattaactaaaaaaaatattaaacaaccccccctttcagctgcaacagccacaagaagagctgaaatgttatcagaggatgttcagtcacaacttgatgctagggctgtgccgataaacgatatcatatcgaatcgcgatagaatgtatttcaaaaacgatgataagctattggcattttgactcgatatggattaatcttacattctaacagaacgcagaaataaacgcaacaacagtcagtcagcgtgcagcttttatcatgcgcgtcaagtacaaagtccatttcatactgacttggcaaagaaaactcgaatgaggagaaaacattactggaagcggaaacaaaggtgaaactaacctcgagttgtcatcacgcggtttatcaagtgtcttttttttcgcaatcgccggttaaacaaaacaaacttgaggcgcaattgcaagcgagttacttcgaaactcaagcacaaacgtttttatatccatcgttaacatatctgcttacatgagctggtgcatatgaaacaaaccagcgctgccctgtacagattagagatgtaatgaagtgagtttgtgtgcacattaaaatattgaaccttgtatgtaagatgcttgcatgattaaagaaatgtactacagtttatgtgagatgtctttttgaaagactaaggttcactgaatgcattgaatgaatcccactactcgagcaagacattattgcagcgttatgtatgtgcgcaggtgctgagccaatagcgttcgaatgtacacagtaacggagccctttcattggttgaatgtactgaatgaacactccctttacttaacgagtcaaaatgagactgaatgaactggtacatgttgtttatggcctaatatcctctgtgttgcaacagtgcattaatttaatataatattaactggttaaaggttaacgtttgttaataaactgtatttaaaatagattaatttaaatacagttttttaattaaatatatatcgaaataaatatcgctatcgatcaatatagaaaaaaactatcaagtttacttttttgccatatcgcccagccctacttgatgctgctatttattaatctcagttcagcagaaaacaacactttagttttcttttaaagttgtcaatgttgaaatgaatgaatgttcagtgcaggtttagagattagggcattttgcacattgtccttcattatattgttgtcagacattgttatgccatcgtatagatataaaaaaaacatctattcatatttttaggtatttaattgcctggacctcggctggtaaggagggttcgtttactggacgtcaagcaattttagttgaagactcctggttTAGACCATGCTGTAGCCGATGAACTGGCACCTCTTGACTTACCTGCAGGGCTGGACGCAGTGATAAGTCTCTCCGTGCGGATTGAGAGTCGACTGTCTCGTCGCTGTCAACGCAACCCAGCTAACCAACCATGGCGTCCATTGCCCACTAGGCGTTCTCAAGCCTTATCCGTTCCTGCTCTGCCCGGGACCTCATCTCCCGACGCTGAACCCATGCAGCTGGGCCGCCTACGCCTTTCCCCGGCACAGAAGCAACAACGTCTGGCACAGGGTCTTTGTTTGTATTGTGGTAAGGCTGGCCACTTCACCTTGCAATGCCCTTTAAAAGCCGAGGCCCACCAGTAGCCcggagagtcctggtgggaGCTATCTCCTCAACCTCTCCCTCGAATCGGACCCTCCTTCCCTGTCGCCTCTAGTTCCAGGGGGTCATTCATTCTGGTTTCGCTCTTCTTGACTCTTTTCCCTGTCTACtcctgagagagaggccatgAGCAAATACATTCAAGATTCTCTCTTGGCAGGTCTCATCCGTCACTCGTCTTCCCCTGCGGGCGCGGGATTCTTCTTCATcaagaagaaggacggctcccttcgGCCCTGTAtagattatcgaggtttgaatgacattactgttaagaataggtaccccctacctctcatgtcttctgcctttgaacttttacagggagcccgggtcttcactaagttagaCCTCCGCAATGCTTACCATCTCGTCCGCATTCGGGAGggtgatgagtggaagacggccttcAATACACCTACGGGACAGtacgagtatttggttcttccttttggtctgaccaatgctcctgccaTCTTCCAGGACGTCgtcaatagcgttctgggtgacatgattaacaaatttgtctttgtgtacctggacaacattttaatattttccccctctctccaggcaCACACCCAGCATGTTAGACGGGTTCTCCAACGCCTACTTGAGAATCAACTATTCgttaaggcggagaagtgcgaattccatgcCGAGTCTGTTATGTTCCTTGGTCACATCATCTCCTCCGACGGTATCGTAGCGGATCCGGCCAAGATAAGAGCTGTCGCCAAATGGCCTGTCCCCGACTCTCGTAAGGGTCTCCAACgcttcctgggtttcgccaacttCTACTGGCAGTTCATCAGGAACTTTGGCCTCATTGCAGCGCCCCTTATggcattgacctccaccaaggtgcCGTTCAGGTGGAATCATAACGCTCAGGTTGCCTTTGATTCTTTAAAGTCCTGGTCTGTCTCTGCACCTGTTTTGTCTGTTCCCGATCCTGCCCACCAatttattgtcgaggtcgatgcatcAGATGTCGGGGTTGGCGCAGTTCTGTCTCAGCGATCCCCTGCTGACGGGAGGGTGCACCCCTGCTCCTTCTACTCTCACCGTCTGAACCCTGCAGAACGTAATTATGACTTCGGTAATCGAGAGCTGTTAGTGGTAGGACTGGCTTTGGGTGAGTGGCGTCATtggttggagggagcagcgcagcccttcttggtctggacggaccacaagAATCTTGAGTacatccgttcagccaagaggttgagcttgcgccaggcccgctgggcactcttctttggccgttttgacttcaccctctcgtatCAGCCTGGTTCCAAGAACCTTAAGCCCGACGCTCTCTCGCGTTTGTTCGAGACCCCGGAGAGGGAACTTTTGGCTGAAACCATCCTCCCAGGGAGAGTGGTGGTCGGGGCCGTCTCTTGGGGTATCGAGCGGCGACTTATAGaggccggtcgaggggtgcaagtgccggCAGAGTGCCCAGGGGGTAGGTTGCCGGTGCCGGCTGTGCTGCGTCCTGAAGTCCTTCGATGGGGTCATTCATCCAGGTTAGTCTGCCATCCAGGAACTCGGGGAATGTTGATTGCCATCTGTCAACATTTCTGGTGGCCATCACTGGCTGCTGATGTcaaacagtttgtgttggccTGCCACGTGCACTCAATGCAAGCCACTCAACCGCCCTCCCGCTGGTCTGCTCCGTCCTCTGCCCATTCCCACCCGCCCCTGGTCTCATATTTCTCTTGATTTTGTCACTGGGCTTCCCCCCTCCGAAGGTAACACAGTGGTTCTCACagtggtggatcgcttctccaaggcggtcCATTTTGTCCCTTTACCCAAGCTACCATCTGCCCGGGAGACCGCTCAACTGATGCTGGACCACGTCTTCCGTCTCCACGGCTTGCAGACTGCAGACTGCAGTTACCAATGTTCATTTTGATTGATAGCTATTTTATGTAGTCTTTGGACAATAATaatcattacattttttgaGAGATACATTGTATGTAGCTTGCTGTGCTGTCCTCACTAATTTACAAGGCACAATCATACATTAAGGATAGATAAAAGTGGTATTAATGTGATAAACCATTAGgaacacattttaaacaaacataaaaatacatgctTAAAACGTGTATGGTATATTTATTGAATTACTTTGTCCATAAATAAGAGTGATTGCAATTAATCCTTATTGTGtgtaaatacaattttagttaGTCAATCCTTTATATACTCTACATTGATCAAAAATGTGCTATTGTAAACTTGTTTGATTGTCAGAgggtaaaaacaaataaaataatgcataaatgCCTACAAAATAAACATGGCCTAACATCAGGCAACCAACAAACATAGTATGATATCAATTGGCAATTTGGCAGGCTATTGACTGCGATTCATTTTTAGAAAAGCGCTTCTTTCCAAGATCAACCTGGCTCGATTCCTGCGTCCACGACTCAGGTCACCTGTGATACTGAAAACTCTCTCAGCAAATGCCTGAGATGCAGGCATAGTGAGAAGGTCTTGGGCTAGGGGTTTTAGAAGCTGATAGGTAGAGCCATGTGTAGCCCAAAAGCCAAAGGCAGTCTCTTCATGTATGCACTGTGACAGCTTCTCTTTGAATCTTCGGATTTCCTGCCTGACACAGAGCTTTGTGTTGCGAGGTCCAGATGTCCGATTTGAACTTGCTTTTGTTAGAAATCTAAATCTGGGTCGCTTTGCATGTGGCTCCTGCTCCTCACATTACTCGTCACCTCCCTGATGTTCAACAGCATCCTCTTGCATTCTTACAGAGGACACCATTTGAGCAATGTATTGTTCTGCTCTACTCAGTAGATCCTGTATGTGTTCGTCATCAATTCCAATGAATGCAtcatgtcatggctctgcttcattttgtcatgcttttcttggtcctgtagcagagccatgacaaagtctttggttatgtgtggagagagtctttttgaccctttcggtcttcgatactctctccggtctttgtctgttttcccgcccttttgtatccctcgttattgcttgttgattagttcatgtctcacacctgttccctcttgatttcctcccctttatatagtcctcatgtttcattgtcctgtgctctgtcaTTGGATCCGTACGTGTGTATGCTGGTGTTCTTGTTCCTGTCGGTCCCAGTGTGCTGTTTAATATTCTGAGTCTAGTCTAGTAAgtcttttagtgttttgttatagtttgtcaagtgtttctcagtttagtccagttttagtcagtctatgttctgtttgagtttttcctgttttcttgatttaccccatcgtgggtttttgttttgtctatttgttaataaatatattctttgttaaccccttcactgctgcctgcatttgggttctcttctgcATTTCGTGACAGCGTCAGCTGAGACTGTCGGATCAAGGAAGCATGCAGCAGTAGCAAGGGGTGAGAATTTTGAATCACTGGGATCAAGGAAGCAGCTAAAGTGTTGGTCTATGTTTGCCTTCATCTTCTTTGCCAGAGAAGATACAGTATGTCCTTGTGGCTTGAACCTTGGGCCTGGGGAAACTCAGATAGGTGAGCACTCAGGTCCAGGAGGGCAGGCACCACCAGAGATAAGGACATTGTGTCACTCTGGAGCATCTGGGTGTGCTCAGCGAAGGGAAGAAGCAGATCTCTGAGTGCAGTGAGCCTTTGCCACTCACTTGGAAGCAGAGAATCCTAGCCTATCGTATCAGCTACTTGAGTTAGTGAGTTCTTCTGATCAATAAGACGTTTTATCATCAGGTAGGTGCTGGATCATCTAGTGGGGCAGTCTTTGATCAAAGTGAGACCAGAAAGCTGCAGTAATTGCTCTGTTGCCACCGATGACTTGCGGAAGAGCCTAACAAGTAGTCGAACTCTGTCTATGAGGCGTTTAACACTTGCTTCTTTGTGGACTATGTTAACCACAAGTTGCAAAGTATGTACAACACAGGGCATCCTCTCTATTGCTCCAAACCTGGGTAtgagaaacacagagaaaagGACAAAGAATTTATTAATCCTCTACATGAAATTCAATTGCCATTAGCAATATAATGCAACAATATGTAATATATGCATAGTTCACTGATAGACACAATGTAGGCGGGTAGTCAAAATGTTATCATCAGCATCTATACACTAAAAGATCTTACCTTTGATCTTCGACTTCAACATCATCAGAGTCTTCTTCACTGTCCTCCTGGGAGTCTTCCTCTGTGGTACTGTGGTCATCATACTCTTCACTTTTTTTGAATGCTGTAACCATGTTGCTTCCATTATCGGTTATTACAGTTAGAATCTTGTTTTTTGGTATTCCCCATTCCTCTGTGCACCTGTCGACACAAGTTTTTATACATTCTGCTGTGTGGGGATGCGATAGCTGAACCAGGGTCAGCAATATATGCTTCGCTTTTTCCTCCTGGGGACAAAAGTAGCATGCACTAATGGCAAGAAATGATGCTGTAAGTCCTCTTTTCGTCCATATGTCCAGCCCTAAGGTTATTTTGCGAACTTTGGTGAGTTGTTTTctgaatttttgtttttcatcatcGTAAAGTTGGTCAACcaagttgtttatttttgttttcttaggCACTGCCAACCTTTTATCAATGCTTTCTATCATATGAATAAAAGCGTCATCCTCAACTGTACGAACAGGTAGACCGGAGCGTGCAATCCACTGGGCAATCATCTTTTCTTTAGAGATTTGTTCTGGCTAATCTGCTTTATATTTTGACACCGATGAGAATGCCACTGGTATAGTTGATTGTGTCTTCTCAATTTTTGCACCCTGTTGCTGTTTTTGTGTAGtctgttggacttttgaggcagtcctgcatgttcaaaaatttgcaagagacgtttctccaaattatatagaagttttattatcagatgtaaaaaggtaacaaagctttgggttgtcagacgatctcctcactccaccacaagccaacaacccaaattattcaaaaacacccatatttattcagtatgtgacgtcgttcgcatcttctgactcctcctctgccttttaaggagtgctgctccctttccaccaatcaccgtgcacCACGTATATCTTACTCCATCCTTCtttcttagttcctgcaaaacaacatcccCCCACAACACATGCCtcacatcctgtggtcagtcgccagtcctgaggaatgttctctagagacagtttcttttggggagtggtctcctagagacagtttcttgtggccggacaacataccaacattcttaacattcttttagtaaaaagaaaacactcaatcatctaatgcttttaattatgtagcgttgtttcttaatcctatgattcattaaaacacatcacaactcatgattatacttaaaacatatgcagtggattgattcataacatttcttttatatgtgactctttgtgtgtgtgtgttgatttagacaatttatggttccaacccccacttatcctgtctcacctcatctgccacagtaactttccactgagtaaaatagaaagcacatgacaaaagcacacagcttaatgatttaatgaaagaaaacacttattgattatattgataattaaatcatacttttatctgaaaaatattcccacaagtCTTCTCATGGACCTGAGTGTAGAGAAAGAAGATTGGATGTGATTACTCCTTAAAAAAAACCACCCTAAAAGCtaccatacattttttttattaaatgtacattacagttttgcatttggcagacgcttttaaagcgacttacattgctttatactatacatttgtttctaagtatgtgcaatccctgggatcgatcccatgaccttggcgagctagcgccatgctctaaccactgagccacagaaaGCTAGGCTAATACTGTATTAGGCCTAATTATATATACACCAGATATTAATCACTagtacatttacttttttttcttttctttttttatttaaattatgacAATCCATCTCATCTAAACATGCTTACATGGAGAGTAACTTAAGTTTAGCTACCTACTTGCCAGGCCCATTACAACTAACTTTAAGTACAACAAATACCAACTTCGTTGTTTCTCAACAGGTTTAAGCCGAACAGTTGTTTATATAAAGCagtttataatttaaaaactATGAACTTGAAGTAACATTAACGTTTCTATATATTGCAATAATTAGCAGAATGCTAAAACATTTAGCAGGAAAATAACACTTCTTGGTTAAGCCAACATGGCTTGCTAGCAAATTTACCAATGTTAATACATCCAGTAAAACTGATCTAACATTAGGAAAAGTAGTTAAGGCAATTAGCTTACTTACCATGACAGAAGCTGCATAGAGAGCAGGGTGATGTGCCTTTAGATGTCTCTTAAGATTTGTGGTATTCTTTCCACCTAATTTATAGCCACAGTGCCTCTCTCCATGTTCTGTGACAGTGcacattgtttttctttcagatAAATTATAACAGAAATGCTTCCATATATCAGTTCTTCGTTTCCTTCCCAACCCCTCAGGTGCCGAAGCCATGTTGTGCGTGTTCGCGGCTTCACGCTAGTTTTTGCAGTTAGCCCGGCAACTGCCTGCGGGTGCCTGGGATTAGACACACCCCCTATCAGTGACGCACATTTTGAAAGACAGCCTTGAAGAAACCATTTATTATTCTGAATGTCCGATAGTCCTCAAATAACAGTTTAGTCTCGTCTTGTTAACGAAGACACAACATAATTTCGTCATAGTTTTATCATCAGACATTAGTTTTAACTTGTCAACGTCTCGTCTTagtcacagaaaaaaatggtcGTTAACGAATATTTTTCGTCACGtcttcgttaacgaaattaacactggatGGAACCCGACCAAGGGAGGGGGGGAAGTCCCTCCCTTGGTCGGGTTCATGTTTTTTCATATTTCCAGGGTCAAGCCTGTCGTTTCCTCTCCACTCCATCCTGCCAGCAATCgtcccaaccccccccccccgtctAGTGGATGGCTCTCTGGCTTACACAGTCAGGAGATTACTAGACGTTCGTCACCGTGGCAGAGGCTTCCAGTACTTAGTGGACTGGGAAGGTTATCGCGCAGAGGAGTGAAATTGGGTTCCGTCTCAGGACATCCCGGACCAGTCTCTGATTGTGGAGTTCTACCGACAtcgaggtgagccccctccccCTGGGGaggggggtactgtcagggCTCGGGTCTAGCACCACTGGTTTTTGTCTGTCTAGtcctctgtttttgttttgtcgagcACTTGACAGTTGCCATGTGCTCAGTCCGCGTgtgtggccccgcccccttgttatcCTATCTATGTCTCATTAGTGATTTCACCGATTCACCTGGTTTTCACCTTAACTCTCATTCTCCCCTA
Proteins encoded in this region:
- the LOC130561312 gene encoding uncharacterized protein LOC130561312, translated to MIAQWIARSGLPVRTVEDDAFIHMIESIDKRLAVPKKTKINNLVDQLYDDEKQKFRKQLTKVRKITLGLDIWTKRGLTASFLAISACYFCPQEEKAKHILLTLVQLSHPHTAECIKTCVDRCTEEWGIPKNKILTVITDNGSNMVTAFKKSEEYDDHSTTEEDSQEDSEEDSDDVEVEDQRFGAIERMPCVVHTLQLVVNIVHKEASVKRLIDRVRLLVRLFRKSSVATEQLLQLSGLTLIKDCPTR